Proteins co-encoded in one Metabacillus sp. KUDC1714 genomic window:
- a CDS encoding YqcI/YcgG family protein, with translation MININGLFKDDPSYRYQIQQWKRTALEKFEEKMKDKERPFPCIPATIGFTTNQLRYGFVGDPRASSTIDEVVVLLSEYTQRSKQFGKFTSLIVFYETPQDLIETYCVEKYEQLFWEHLSGISRKDSQEWPKHIPDDPHNAIWEFCFNGEQYFIYCATPSHRNRQSRYFDYLLLAITPRWVLQEFNTSKIYAENIKSQVRKRLKNYDSIDIHRDLNSYGENDNYEWRQYFLRDDETTLSKCPFQQFLRKIVE, from the coding sequence GTGATTAACATAAACGGATTATTTAAAGATGATCCCTCATATCGGTACCAAATTCAACAATGGAAAAGAACAGCTTTAGAAAAATTCGAAGAGAAAATGAAAGATAAGGAACGACCATTTCCATGTATTCCAGCTACAATAGGATTCACTACAAACCAACTGCGCTATGGATTTGTAGGTGATCCAAGGGCTTCTTCAACAATCGATGAAGTTGTAGTGCTGTTAAGTGAATACACTCAACGATCAAAACAATTTGGCAAATTCACTTCACTTATTGTTTTCTATGAAACACCACAAGATTTGATAGAAACATATTGTGTTGAAAAATATGAACAGCTATTCTGGGAACATTTAAGTGGCATAAGTCGAAAAGACAGTCAGGAATGGCCGAAACATATTCCAGATGATCCGCATAATGCCATTTGGGAGTTTTGCTTTAATGGAGAGCAATATTTTATATATTGTGCCACCCCATCACATCGAAATAGACAAAGCAGATATTTTGACTATCTTCTGCTAGCGATTACTCCAAGATGGGTTCTGCAAGAATTTAATACGTCTAAAATCTATGCGGAAAATATAAAATCGCAAGTGCGAAAAAGGTTGAAAAATTATGATTCCATTGATATTCATCGTGATCTAAACAGCTATGGAGAGAATGATAATTACGAGTGGAGGCAATACTTTTTACGAGATGATGAAACAACTTTATCAAAGTGTCCTTTTCAGCAGTTTTTAAGAAAGATCGTTGAATAG
- a CDS encoding pentapeptide repeat-containing protein — MSSQLMNNEYINNPLSADCENCFGLCCVALPYAKSADFAFDKDGGTPCQNLQSNYRCGIHKKLRTKGFRGCAVYECFGAGQKVSQVTYDGNDWRDNPELAKEMFDVFPIMQQLHEMLCYLNEALSLEAAQPIYNELKIALEDTENLTSLSPKLIIDLNVPAHRKKVNDLLLQTSELVRAKVSHKKNKNQKQQIKSRRGSDFIGANLRGADLRGEDLRGALLIASDLREADLRVSDLIGADLRDANLSGANLTGSIFFTQAQVNSAKGDINTKLPPALTIPEHWIKRGK; from the coding sequence TTGTCTAGTCAATTAATGAATAACGAATACATAAATAATCCATTAAGTGCTGATTGTGAAAATTGCTTTGGATTGTGCTGTGTCGCTTTACCTTATGCAAAATCGGCTGATTTTGCATTTGATAAAGATGGAGGTACGCCTTGTCAAAACTTGCAGTCAAATTATCGCTGTGGTATTCATAAAAAACTCAGAACAAAAGGGTTTCGTGGCTGTGCTGTATACGAATGCTTTGGAGCAGGTCAAAAGGTATCTCAAGTCACCTATGATGGAAATGACTGGAGAGATAACCCTGAGTTAGCGAAGGAAATGTTTGATGTATTTCCTATTATGCAACAACTTCATGAAATGCTTTGTTATTTAAATGAAGCTCTGAGTTTAGAAGCTGCTCAACCCATTTATAACGAATTGAAGATTGCCTTAGAGGATACGGAAAACCTTACTAGTCTAAGTCCAAAGTTGATCATAGACCTTAATGTACCAGCTCATAGAAAAAAAGTTAATGACTTACTTCTGCAAACTAGTGAACTAGTTCGTGCAAAAGTTTCACATAAGAAAAATAAAAATCAAAAGCAACAGATCAAAAGTAGAAGGGGTAGTGACTTTATCGGTGCAAATTTAAGAGGGGCTGACCTTAGAGGCGAGGACCTAAGAGGAGCTCTGCTTATAGCATCTGACCTCAGGGAAGCTGACTTGAGAGTGTCTGACCTTATCGGAGCAGACCTTAGAGACGCTAATTTAAGTGGGGCTAATCTAACAGGAAGTATTTTTTTCACTCAAGCACAAGTGAACTCGGCTAAGGGCGATATTAATACGAAGTTACCACCTGCGTTAACCATTCCTGAACATTGGATTAAGAGAGGTAAATAA
- a CDS encoding D-2-hydroxyacid dehydrogenase yields the protein MIIKNILIVSPMHKEIKRIIESKKVQKNFRYLLEEEVNHDDFIWADAFVSFNTKSTFDYHHVKWVHSLGAGVDRFLFKNNWNENVLLTRTICSFGQRIAEYCLSYILKDLQFHDQFQAYKLQGNWHPITPKLLNEQKIMVFGAGEIGQKMAMIFSSLGVDVYGVSLSGKKKAYFKEVMSINALISRLNEMNYIINTLPLTEETEGLFDETIFMQLSNAGFINVGRGSSLNEKALLNALNQHQVRFAVLDVFAHEPLPEDNPLWNHKHVTITPHISAVTTPNEGVECFIETLKNIEENKPLHNKVDVNKGY from the coding sequence ATGATTATTAAAAATATACTAATTGTCAGCCCAATGCACAAAGAGATCAAAAGAATAATTGAAAGCAAAAAAGTACAAAAGAATTTTAGGTATTTACTTGAAGAGGAAGTAAATCATGATGATTTCATATGGGCTGATGCCTTTGTTTCTTTTAATACGAAATCTACGTTTGATTATCATCATGTAAAATGGGTACACTCTCTTGGTGCTGGCGTCGATCGTTTTTTATTTAAAAACAACTGGAATGAAAATGTACTATTAACAAGAACGATTTGTTCCTTTGGACAAAGAATTGCTGAATATTGCTTGAGTTACATCCTAAAAGATTTGCAGTTTCATGACCAATTCCAAGCGTATAAGCTTCAAGGAAACTGGCATCCTATTACTCCAAAATTATTAAATGAACAAAAAATTATGGTTTTTGGAGCGGGGGAAATTGGGCAAAAAATGGCGATGATTTTCTCCTCATTAGGTGTAGACGTATATGGAGTCTCTTTAAGCGGGAAGAAAAAGGCATACTTTAAAGAGGTTATGTCTATCAATGCTCTTATTTCTAGATTAAACGAAATGAATTATATCATTAATACTTTACCGTTAACAGAAGAAACTGAAGGACTATTTGATGAAACCATCTTTATGCAATTATCTAATGCAGGTTTTATTAATGTTGGAAGAGGTTCATCACTTAACGAAAAAGCATTACTAAATGCATTAAATCAACACCAAGTTAGATTTGCAGTACTTGATGTATTTGCCCATGAGCCGTTACCAGAAGATAACCCACTTTGGAATCATAAACATGTCACGATTACACCTCATATATCAGCTGTAACAACACCAAACGAGGGAGTAGAATGTTTTATTGAAACGTTAAAGAATATTGAAGAGAATAAACCGCTTCATAATAAGGTAGATGTGAATAAGGGTTACTAA
- a CDS encoding methyl-accepting chemotaxis protein, with protein sequence MTIKGKLIFIVTILTSALIISGILSYSQLQKTEKAYLKMQEDEEVQLIMKSLQYRFTGISNDERAFLLTGDGELVSGIEEKTKDIEKYFITLEKMANMHSNSEEIHNIKENLLIYTDANKEMVAAYESGDTEKALTVHMEEQRSIRKELVDPSINNFISEITNTVEEDKKLLDQRQKVETIILFSVISLSILVGISTSVLIIRSIIKPLQIMNNRLKEIAEGEGDLTQEINLNSKDELSEIATSFNKMVGKLRELIKQVGFHAEQVAASAEQLTASTEETTGATDQIASTAQKVAVGIDKQAQSVKETAKTVNDFSTSVEKIASNSQIVTTTAMHASEKAIDGNKAIDTVVNQMNDINQSVNTLSKEVTTLGERSTQINEIVETITTIAKQTNLLALNAAIEAARAGDQGRGFAVVADEVRKLAEQSAASAEQIAALISTILTDTNQTVQSMNNTTNKVADGINLVHNAGKSFDQIQQAVLEVSSQIQEVTSAVQEMFVGTKHMVYSIKIIGDASEMTAAGTQNMSAATEEQLASMEEIASSSASLSNMAEELQELVGQFKV encoded by the coding sequence ATGACTATTAAAGGAAAGCTAATTTTTATAGTGACGATTTTAACATCAGCGTTAATTATTTCAGGTATTCTATCATACTCTCAACTCCAAAAAACGGAGAAAGCGTATTTAAAAATGCAAGAAGATGAAGAGGTTCAACTCATTATGAAGTCACTGCAATATAGGTTCACTGGAATTTCAAATGATGAAAGAGCATTTCTACTAACTGGTGATGGAGAATTAGTTTCTGGTATAGAAGAGAAAACAAAAGATATCGAAAAATACTTTATTACGCTAGAGAAAATGGCTAATATGCATTCTAATAGCGAGGAAATTCACAATATTAAAGAAAACCTATTAATCTATACTGACGCAAATAAAGAAATGGTAGCTGCATATGAAAGTGGAGATACAGAAAAGGCACTTACAGTTCATATGGAAGAACAAAGAAGCATTCGAAAAGAATTAGTCGACCCCAGCATTAACAATTTTATTAGCGAAATAACTAATACAGTTGAAGAAGATAAAAAGCTTTTAGATCAGAGGCAAAAAGTTGAAACAATTATATTATTTTCAGTTATTAGTTTATCCATACTAGTTGGAATAAGTACATCCGTTCTCATCATTCGTTCAATTATAAAACCTTTACAAATAATGAATAACCGACTTAAAGAAATAGCTGAAGGTGAAGGAGATCTCACTCAGGAAATTAATTTAAATTCTAAAGATGAACTTTCAGAAATTGCTACATCCTTTAATAAAATGGTAGGCAAGCTACGAGAATTAATTAAACAAGTAGGTTTCCACGCTGAGCAGGTTGCAGCTTCCGCAGAACAATTAACTGCAAGCACAGAGGAAACGACAGGGGCTACAGATCAAATTGCTTCAACTGCACAAAAGGTTGCAGTTGGAATAGACAAACAAGCCCAAAGTGTAAAGGAAACAGCTAAAACAGTAAATGATTTCTCAACATCTGTTGAAAAAATTGCATCCAATTCTCAAATTGTGACAACGACAGCAATGCATGCCTCTGAGAAGGCGATCGATGGGAATAAAGCAATTGATACGGTTGTAAATCAAATGAATGATATTAATCAATCAGTTAATACCCTATCAAAGGAAGTAACAACACTAGGTGAACGCTCAACCCAAATAAACGAAATTGTTGAAACAATAACAACCATTGCAAAACAGACAAATCTTTTAGCACTAAATGCTGCAATTGAGGCTGCAAGAGCAGGGGATCAAGGACGTGGCTTTGCTGTTGTGGCTGATGAAGTGCGTAAACTAGCTGAACAATCAGCAGCCTCTGCAGAACAAATCGCTGCACTGATTTCGACTATCTTGACAGACACGAATCAAACCGTTCAATCAATGAATAATACAACCAACAAGGTTGCAGACGGAATAAACCTTGTCCATAACGCAGGAAAATCATTTGATCAAATCCAACAAGCAGTCCTTGAGGTTTCTTCACAAATCCAAGAAGTAACTTCAGCTGTTCAAGAGATGTTTGTGGGCACAAAACATATGGTATATTCCATTAAAATAATTGGTGATGCTTCTGAAATGACAGCTGCAGGTACACAAAATATGTCTGCCGCAACAGAAGAACAGCTTGCATCTATGGAAGAAATCGCATCTTCTTCCGCTTCATTATCTAATATGGCAGAAGAACTGCAAGAATTAGTAGGTCAATTCAAAGTGTAA
- a CDS encoding HD-GYP domain-containing protein yields the protein MRLVTLHRCQSGIKLGKSIYNERGIVLLAKGTELTDSLIERLIFPLTVAHCALQHHERIDGAGYPRGLKGAEIHEYAKILSVADVFDAVTSHRIYRPGMLPHKY from the coding sequence ATGCGTTTAGTTACGTTACATAGATGTCAGTCGGGAATTAAATTAGGTAAATCTATTTACAATGAAAGAGGAATAGTCCTGTTAGCAAAGGGAACTGAACTCACAGATAGTTTAATAGAAAGACTAATATTCCCATTAACTGTAGCTCACTGTGCCCTTCAACACCATGAAAGAATTGATGGTGCAGGTTATCCTAGAGGGTTAAAGGGTGCCGAAATTCATGAATACGCAAAAATATTAAGTGTTGCAGATGTATTTGATGCGGTAACTTCCCACAGAATATATCGACCAGGGATGTTACCACATAAGTATTGA
- the guaC gene encoding GMP reductase, producing the protein MENVFDYEDIQLIPAKCIVNSRSECDTSVTLGAHTFKLPVVPANMQTIIDEKVAIYLAENDYFYVMHRFEPEKRLAFIKDMKSRGLFASISVGVKGDEYQFIQQLADEQISPDYITIDIAHGHSNAVIEMIKHIKKHLPDSFVIAGNVGTPEAVRELEHAGADATKVGIGPGKVCITKIKTGFGTGGWQLAALRWCAKAASKPVIADGGIRTHGDIAKSIRFGASMVMIGSLFAGHEESPGETFEKDGKLYKEYFGSASEFQKGEKKNVEGKKMFVEHKGSLKDTLIEMEQDLQSSISYAGGTKLEAIRNVDYVVVKNSIFNGDKVY; encoded by the coding sequence ATGGAAAATGTGTTTGATTATGAAGATATTCAATTGATTCCAGCAAAATGTATTGTAAATAGCCGATCTGAGTGTGACACATCTGTTACTTTAGGTGCACATACATTTAAGTTGCCTGTTGTACCTGCAAATATGCAGACTATTATAGACGAAAAGGTTGCTATTTACTTAGCAGAAAATGATTATTTCTATGTTATGCATCGTTTTGAACCAGAGAAACGACTTGCTTTTATTAAAGATATGAAATCACGTGGATTATTCGCATCTATTAGTGTCGGAGTCAAAGGTGATGAATATCAGTTCATACAACAATTAGCAGATGAACAAATATCACCAGATTACATAACAATTGATATCGCTCATGGTCATTCCAATGCGGTGATCGAGATGATTAAGCATATTAAGAAGCATTTACCTGATAGTTTTGTTATTGCAGGAAATGTAGGAACTCCAGAAGCTGTAAGGGAATTAGAACACGCTGGTGCGGATGCGACTAAAGTAGGAATTGGACCTGGTAAGGTATGTATTACTAAAATTAAAACTGGGTTTGGAACTGGTGGCTGGCAATTGGCAGCGCTTCGATGGTGTGCAAAGGCAGCTAGCAAACCGGTTATTGCAGACGGGGGTATTCGTACTCATGGTGATATAGCTAAATCAATTAGATTTGGAGCATCAATGGTCATGATCGGTTCATTATTTGCGGGACACGAAGAATCTCCAGGAGAAACTTTTGAGAAAGACGGCAAGCTCTATAAAGAATACTTTGGATCAGCTTCTGAATTTCAAAAAGGTGAAAAGAAAAATGTGGAAGGTAAAAAAATGTTTGTCGAGCATAAAGGTTCTTTAAAAGATACATTGATAGAAATGGAGCAAGATCTTCAATCCTCTATTTCTTATGCTGGAGGAACAAAGCTAGAAGCAATTCGAAATGTAGATTATGTTGTTGTAAAGAATTCTATCTTTAATGGTGATAAGGTATATTAA
- a CDS encoding phosphoglycerate dehydrogenase has product MSTTTLEKVKTIKTLNNIAQVGLNVFTKDNFTIDNNSDNPDAIVLRSYNMHSMEFANNLKAIARAGAGVNNIPVEKCTEQGIVVFNTPGANANAVKEMVLTTLMASSRNLFAGVAWTKTLEGEGDQIPKLVEAGKKQFVGKEIKGKTLGVIGLGAIGALVANDALDLDMDVIGFDPFISVDTAWNLSRKVQRAMTIEQLFANSDYITVHVPYMDSTKGMFNKEIFSIMKPGVHILNFSRGELVNETDMEAAIESGIVGKYITDFPNENVLKMKNVVSIPHLGASTQESEENCAIMASRQVKEFLETGNIKNSVNFPNASLPYTGKRRVAAFHKNVPNMVGQLTQALSTYQLNIADMVNRSRGDYAYTLIDIDNKINEDIIPEFEEKIKQIEGIVTTRII; this is encoded by the coding sequence ATGAGTACAACAACTTTAGAAAAAGTAAAAACAATTAAAACCTTAAATAATATCGCACAAGTCGGGCTAAATGTTTTCACTAAGGACAACTTTACAATCGACAATAATAGTGATAACCCTGATGCTATTGTTTTACGTAGCTATAACATGCATTCAATGGAATTTGCCAATAATTTAAAAGCAATTGCACGTGCTGGAGCTGGTGTCAATAATATCCCGGTAGAAAAATGCACAGAGCAAGGTATTGTTGTTTTTAATACTCCTGGAGCCAACGCTAACGCTGTAAAAGAAATGGTTCTTACTACATTAATGGCTTCTTCACGTAACCTTTTTGCCGGTGTTGCTTGGACAAAAACGTTGGAAGGGGAAGGCGATCAAATTCCTAAGCTTGTAGAAGCAGGTAAAAAACAATTTGTTGGAAAAGAAATTAAAGGTAAAACACTTGGAGTTATCGGCTTAGGCGCGATCGGTGCGCTTGTTGCAAATGATGCGCTTGATTTAGACATGGATGTCATTGGCTTTGACCCATTCATCTCTGTTGATACTGCATGGAATTTGTCTCGTAAAGTGCAACGCGCTATGACAATAGAACAATTGTTTGCAAACTCAGATTATATTACTGTACACGTTCCGTATATGGACAGCACAAAAGGTATGTTCAACAAAGAAATATTCAGCATCATGAAGCCTGGCGTTCATATTTTGAATTTCTCACGTGGAGAGCTTGTGAATGAGACAGATATGGAAGCAGCAATTGAAAGTGGAATAGTTGGAAAATATATTACAGACTTCCCGAATGAAAATGTGTTAAAAATGAAAAATGTTGTTTCAATCCCACATCTAGGTGCATCTACACAAGAATCAGAGGAAAACTGTGCAATTATGGCATCTCGTCAGGTGAAGGAGTTTTTAGAAACAGGTAATATTAAAAACTCAGTGAATTTCCCTAACGCTTCTCTTCCTTATACTGGCAAGCGCCGTGTAGCAGCTTTCCACAAAAATGTTCCAAATATGGTTGGGCAGCTTACACAGGCTTTATCAACTTATCAGTTAAACATCGCTGACATGGTAAACAGAAGTCGTGGAGATTATGCGTACACATTGATTGATATCGACAATAAAATAAACGAAGATATTATTCCTGAATTTGAGGAAAAAATCAAGCAAATCGAAGGAATCGTTACAACTCGTATTATTTAA
- a CDS encoding C40 family peptidase, protein MDIEQKFELRKLDPLKDEFTLVLFLDDQLTEFAVELGRVPKETKSITLTARQIVKERYPNLKVTMVKVVLGGLVVASIPLSSKTSSVQAEELDGTTQIEQGNTIFYQVSSGDTLWNLSVRYGTSVDYIRQANHLSSDVLQLNQRLIIPKTIHTVATGDYLTVLAKKYGTTVAAIKEANNLANDTTRLGQKLIIPILIGANTNETNQPITQQPTQSHATTYSVVSGDSLSVIAKRFGTTVEALRSANHLTTDLLRIGQTIVIPSSGNNVTDTIPNPAPTQDTTTSGIKYTVVAGDSLWGIASRYHISLDEIRSSNNLETDQLKIGQTLIIPKDGEGATAPSVSPAPTTNPKSTSYTIVSGDSLSVIAKRFDTTVEQIKQVNQLTSDTIRVGQVLSIPNAQGASNGETALPPTAVNTSLQTVQKNLQTLGYYAVPTMTGSYDTATTQAIKTFQGDYGLSVTGKVDQATNTAIEHAIVKKTLIKDTKNYLGVPYQWGGTSPSGFDCSGFVYYMFNQHGIDSSRNTSAGLYKTGTAIAKNQLQPGDLVFFAVNTTGTITHVGFYMEDNQFISATSSKGIAAYTMDNSYWGKYYVGAKRVY, encoded by the coding sequence ATGGATATTGAACAAAAATTTGAACTTAGAAAACTTGATCCTCTAAAAGATGAATTTACCTTAGTCCTCTTCCTCGATGATCAATTAACTGAGTTTGCTGTAGAATTAGGAAGAGTGCCAAAGGAAACAAAAAGTATCACGTTAACAGCAAGACAAATTGTAAAAGAAAGGTATCCGAATTTAAAAGTAACCATGGTTAAAGTAGTCCTTGGTGGATTAGTTGTAGCATCTATCCCTCTTTCTTCAAAAACATCGTCCGTTCAGGCAGAGGAATTGGATGGGACTACTCAAATAGAACAAGGAAACACGATTTTTTACCAGGTTTCATCTGGAGATACGCTTTGGAATTTGTCTGTCAGATACGGAACTTCAGTCGATTATATTAGGCAAGCTAATCATCTTTCCTCTGATGTTTTGCAATTAAATCAACGGTTAATTATCCCAAAGACAATTCATACCGTTGCGACAGGTGATTATTTAACCGTGTTAGCTAAAAAATATGGTACAACCGTCGCGGCCATTAAAGAAGCTAATAATCTGGCAAATGATACAACACGTCTTGGTCAAAAGTTGATTATACCTATTTTAATTGGAGCAAACACGAACGAAACAAACCAACCCATAACTCAACAACCTACCCAATCACATGCAACAACATATTCTGTGGTATCTGGAGATAGTTTATCTGTTATCGCAAAACGTTTTGGGACAACTGTTGAAGCACTTCGAAGTGCCAATCATTTAACAACCGACCTTTTAAGAATCGGTCAAACAATAGTCATTCCCTCAAGCGGAAATAATGTGACAGACACAATCCCCAATCCTGCACCAACTCAAGACACAACTACTTCAGGCATCAAGTATACTGTAGTTGCCGGTGATAGTTTATGGGGAATTGCATCTAGATATCATATTAGCTTAGATGAAATTCGAAGCTCAAATAATCTGGAAACAGATCAGTTAAAAATTGGACAAACTCTTATCATTCCAAAGGATGGGGAAGGAGCTACAGCTCCATCTGTGTCACCAGCACCAACTACGAATCCGAAAAGTACTAGTTACACAATCGTGTCAGGAGATTCATTATCTGTAATTGCAAAGAGATTCGATACGACAGTTGAGCAAATAAAGCAAGTAAATCAATTAACAAGTGATACGATACGAGTAGGACAAGTATTATCCATTCCAAATGCACAAGGAGCTTCCAATGGTGAAACCGCACTACCACCAACCGCGGTAAATACTAGCTTACAGACCGTGCAAAAAAACCTACAAACCCTTGGCTATTATGCCGTACCAACAATGACCGGAAGCTACGACACTGCCACAACACAAGCAATAAAAACCTTTCAAGGTGATTATGGACTTTCTGTAACAGGCAAGGTCGATCAAGCAACAAATACAGCTATAGAACATGCAATTGTCAAAAAAACGTTGATCAAAGATACAAAGAATTATCTTGGTGTTCCTTATCAATGGGGAGGAACTTCTCCTTCTGGCTTTGATTGTTCAGGATTCGTTTACTACATGTTCAATCAACATGGAATAGACAGTTCCCGTAATACATCAGCAGGACTCTATAAAACAGGAACAGCAATCGCAAAAAATCAACTACAGCCTGGTGACTTGGTTTTCTTTGCAGTCAATACGACTGGCACGATTACTCACGTTGGATTTTACATGGAAGATAATCAGTTTATCTCCGCAACCAGTTCAAAAGGAATTGCTGCATATACGATGGATAATTCTTATTGGGGGAAATATTATGTGGGAGCTAAGAGGGTTTATTGA
- the ant(6) gene encoding aminoglycoside 6-adenylyltransferase: MRSYDEMMDLGMNFALNCEKIRIFTLEGSLTNENIPKDEFQDYDFSYFVTDMDYFKKSDEWLTYFGQRIIMQKPEAMELFPPEIGNWFSYLMIFEDGTKIDLTLIPLNEYEDYFKNSDGLVEVLLDKDNLIKESVMATDSMYHIQKPSFQAFDDCCNEFWMTSTYVAKGLARKEILFAIDLMNTVFRPNLLTMLRFKIGIETNFSLSTGKSDKFLKKYVSEVTWNTLLSTYTMGSYQKMWEALYTSFELFRETSHFVAETLDYHYPNYDEKVSIYIDGIRKRYSFEN; encoded by the coding sequence TTGAGAAGCTACGATGAAATGATGGACTTAGGGATGAATTTTGCTCTAAATTGCGAAAAAATTAGAATTTTTACGCTTGAAGGTTCGCTAACAAACGAAAACATTCCGAAGGATGAATTTCAAGATTACGATTTTAGTTATTTTGTAACAGACATGGATTATTTCAAAAAAAGTGACGAATGGTTAACCTACTTTGGTCAAAGGATAATCATGCAAAAACCAGAAGCAATGGAATTGTTCCCACCTGAAATAGGTAATTGGTTCTCTTATTTAATGATCTTTGAAGATGGTACGAAAATTGACTTAACACTAATACCGCTTAACGAATATGAAGACTATTTTAAGAATAGTGACGGTCTAGTTGAAGTGTTGTTGGACAAAGATAACCTAATTAAAGAATCTGTTATGGCAACAGATAGCATGTATCATATTCAAAAGCCAAGCTTTCAAGCTTTTGATGATTGTTGTAATGAGTTTTGGATGACTTCTACATATGTAGCTAAAGGTCTTGCAAGAAAAGAAATTTTATTTGCTATTGATCTAATGAACACTGTTTTTCGTCCCAATTTGCTCACCATGTTACGCTTTAAAATTGGAATTGAAACTAATTTTTCTTTAAGTACAGGTAAATCTGACAAGTTCTTAAAAAAATACGTTTCTGAAGTTACATGGAATACATTATTATCTACTTACACTATGGGTTCTTATCAAAAAATGTGGGAAGCACTTTATACTAGTTTTGAATTATTCAGAGAAACGTCTCACTTTGTCGCAGAAACTCTTGATTATCATTATCCTAATTATGATGAAAAAGTTAGTATCTATATAGATGGTATTCGAAAAAGGTACTCCTTTGAAAATTGA